A genome region from Sphingobium sp. WTD-1 includes the following:
- a CDS encoding transporter, with protein sequence MKTCLLGAILPLAAAISTSAQAVEGAASLYVPGTGGPATAVMPPLEGVYFDDTIYIYNGSASASKEFVVGGNVVAGLDATIVADFLTTLVVPSTNFLGGTLSMGVTLPVGAPMLDANAVVTGPFGNLRSLNVHDSALVVGDPVFNTMLGWKAGKLHIQASSMVNIPVGHYREDQLANLALHRWAVDTSLALSLHDDESGWDLTGKAGVTFNGKNDYTEYDSGNEFHLEGSVEKALSKKFSLGAQGYWLKQISDDKSSGALLGAFRGEVVGVGGTAALNVMMGRSPATFRLRAFKELDATNRLKGEAFFLSLTLPLYMKMPPQ encoded by the coding sequence ATGAAGACCTGCCTGCTGGGCGCCATCCTGCCACTGGCCGCCGCCATCAGCACCTCGGCCCAGGCGGTCGAGGGCGCAGCCAGCCTCTATGTTCCCGGCACTGGTGGTCCCGCCACTGCGGTGATGCCGCCGCTGGAGGGCGTCTATTTCGACGACACCATCTACATCTACAATGGCAGCGCGAGCGCCAGCAAGGAATTCGTCGTCGGCGGCAATGTCGTCGCCGGCCTCGACGCAACAATCGTCGCCGATTTCCTGACCACTCTGGTCGTCCCCTCCACCAATTTCCTGGGCGGCACATTGTCCATGGGCGTCACCCTTCCGGTCGGCGCGCCGATGCTCGACGCCAATGCGGTCGTCACCGGCCCGTTCGGCAATCTGCGCAGCCTCAACGTCCATGATTCCGCGCTCGTCGTCGGCGACCCCGTGTTCAACACCATGCTCGGCTGGAAGGCCGGCAAGCTCCACATTCAGGCCAGTAGCATGGTCAATATCCCGGTCGGCCATTATCGCGAGGACCAGTTGGCCAATCTGGCGTTGCATCGCTGGGCAGTCGACACCTCGTTGGCGCTCAGCCTGCATGACGATGAAAGCGGCTGGGATCTCACAGGCAAGGCCGGCGTCACCTTCAATGGCAAGAATGACTATACGGAATATGATAGCGGCAACGAGTTCCACCTCGAAGGATCGGTGGAAAAGGCCCTGTCGAAGAAATTCTCCCTCGGCGCCCAGGGCTATTGGCTAAAGCAGATCAGCGATGACAAGAGCAGCGGCGCCCTGCTCGGCGCCTTCCGTGGCGAGGTGGTCGGCGTCGGCGGCACGGCCGCACTCAACGTCATGATGGGTCGCTCGCCCGCGACCTTCCGCCTGCGCGCGTTCAAGGAACTCGACGCCACCAATCGGCTGAAGGGCGAGGCCTTCTTCCTCAGCCTCACCCTGCCGCTCTATATGAAGATGCCCCCGCAATAA
- a CDS encoding arylesterase produces MKKEGSLANGFRLYGFSLLLVQLLAACSPTKEQALAPADNGAANMTAKATQPIADGKLVVVFGDSLYAGYNLQQDQGFAPTLEQALSKQGIKARVVNAGVSGDTSADGLARLAFGLDGLPRKPDLVLVGLGGNDMLRGLSPQATRTNIDAILTELAKRGIPAMLTGMMASPNMGPDYAAAFNPIYPDLAKKHGVPLYPFFLDGVIGQRSLLLPDGIHPNPQGVQRITAKVAPLVARQLGD; encoded by the coding sequence ATGAAGAAGGAAGGCTCCTTGGCGAACGGTTTCCGGCTATATGGGTTCTCGCTGCTGCTTGTCCAACTGCTCGCCGCCTGTTCCCCAACGAAGGAGCAGGCGCTAGCCCCCGCCGACAATGGCGCCGCGAACATGACAGCGAAGGCGACACAGCCAATCGCCGATGGCAAGCTGGTCGTCGTATTCGGCGACAGCCTCTATGCCGGTTATAATCTTCAGCAGGATCAGGGCTTTGCACCCACACTTGAACAAGCCCTGTCAAAACAGGGGATCAAGGCCCGCGTCGTCAATGCCGGCGTGTCGGGCGACACCAGCGCCGATGGCCTCGCCCGCCTCGCCTTCGGTCTCGACGGCCTGCCGCGCAAGCCCGACCTGGTCCTCGTGGGCCTGGGCGGCAACGACATGCTGCGCGGCCTCAGCCCGCAGGCGACCCGGACCAATATCGACGCGATCCTCACCGAACTCGCCAAGCGCGGCATTCCCGCGATGCTGACCGGCATGATGGCCTCGCCCAATATGGGGCCGGACTATGCCGCCGCCTTCAATCCCATCTACCCCGATCTGGCGAAGAAACATGGCGTGCCACTCTACCCCTTCTTCCTCGACGGCGTGATCGGCCAGCGCAGCCTGCTGTTGCCCGACGGCATCCACCCCAACCCACAAGGCGTGCAGCGTATCACCGCGAAGGTCGCGCCGCTGGTCGCCAGGCAGTTGGGGGACTAG
- a CDS encoding FtsX-like permease family protein: MTTLGWGASWRIARRDLHAGFRGLRLLFVCLFLGVMTLAAIGSLTSAITGEISARGQMILGGDVEIAMTQRVMDARDQQAIARLGRMSETVRLRAMVHKGGARAAAPLLTELKGVDDAYPLYGTLALQHGRYAPLAADRILISPALAERMAIGVGDALRYGTADFTVAAIIADEPDRVGEGFTLGPVAIVSMDGLHRTGLIQPGSLYRSKYRLRLPTGADAQALRERLEKRYVEQGWEFKDRERAAPGTNRFIENMGQFLSLIGLAALVIAGIGVSNGVASYLAIKRGALATFKVLGATSADIQRIYLLQIGVVAGLAILAGLVAGALSPPLLVWVAGDMLPVAPGFHLYPLPLVTSAAYGLLIALIFTLPPLARARTEPVAAILRTLVDGRQRIDRRTLALVGGAIALLVAVVLLTARTPMFAAAMLGAIIQTLLLLLAMGQGIRWLARRMPHARRPLLRLALANLHRPGAQTAALTVALGLALTLFVTLAAIQTSIQAEIGRTVPKQAPNLFILDMPAGAEAQFRALIAKRVPAAKLNVVPILRGTVTGYSGKRVADLKEKPEGAWILRGERGVTYSASLPEGSEIVEGRWWPRDYVGPPLVSLDADQAKALDIWVGDRITVSILGREIEARVASLRKINWDTMGFNYVMVFSPSTLASAPHSLTATISLPDNRQEQAVTSALLASFPGASVIEVGQVISQVSGLLDQMSGAILAAASVTVLAGVAVLIGAIAAGRQSRSYDSVVLKLLGATRGQILGTQALEYGVLAGLLALVALLLGGAAAWYVVVQVFSFGWAPDWGVVLATLAVGAVLTLGIGLAGSIPLMSVRPARALRQL, from the coding sequence GTGACGACATTGGGGTGGGGGGCAAGCTGGAGGATCGCGCGGCGCGACCTGCATGCCGGATTCCGCGGCTTGCGGCTGCTGTTCGTCTGCCTGTTCCTGGGCGTGATGACGCTGGCGGCGATCGGCAGCCTGACCAGCGCGATCACTGGAGAGATTTCCGCGCGGGGACAGATGATCCTGGGCGGCGATGTCGAGATCGCCATGACCCAGCGGGTGATGGACGCGCGCGACCAGCAGGCGATCGCGCGGCTGGGCCGGATGAGCGAGACGGTGCGGCTGCGCGCCATGGTCCACAAGGGCGGGGCGCGCGCGGCGGCGCCGCTGCTGACCGAGCTGAAAGGCGTGGACGATGCCTATCCGCTCTATGGCACGCTGGCGTTGCAGCATGGCCGCTATGCGCCGCTGGCGGCCGACCGCATCCTGATCAGCCCGGCCCTGGCGGAGCGGATGGCGATCGGCGTCGGTGACGCGCTGCGCTATGGCACGGCCGATTTCACCGTCGCTGCGATCATTGCCGACGAACCGGACCGGGTGGGCGAGGGCTTTACCCTGGGGCCGGTGGCGATCGTGTCGATGGATGGACTGCACCGCACCGGGCTGATCCAGCCGGGCAGCCTCTACCGCTCCAAATATCGGCTGCGCCTGCCAACCGGGGCGGATGCGCAGGCGCTGCGCGAGCGGTTGGAGAAGCGCTATGTCGAGCAGGGCTGGGAATTTAAGGACCGCGAGCGGGCTGCGCCGGGCACCAACCGCTTCATTGAGAATATGGGTCAGTTCCTGTCGCTGATCGGCCTGGCTGCGCTGGTGATCGCCGGGATCGGCGTCAGCAATGGCGTCGCATCCTATCTGGCGATCAAGCGCGGCGCGCTGGCGACCTTCAAGGTGCTGGGGGCGACATCGGCCGATATCCAGCGCATCTATCTGCTCCAGATCGGGGTGGTTGCGGGGCTGGCCATATTGGCCGGGCTGGTGGCGGGCGCGCTGTCGCCGCCCTTGCTGGTCTGGGTGGCGGGCGACATGCTGCCGGTGGCGCCGGGCTTCCACCTCTATCCGCTGCCGCTGGTGACGAGCGCGGCCTATGGCCTGCTGATCGCGCTGATCTTCACGCTGCCGCCGCTGGCTCGTGCGCGCACCGAGCCGGTGGCGGCGATCCTGCGCACCCTGGTCGACGGGCGGCAGCGGATCGACCGGCGCACGCTGGCGCTGGTCGGCGGGGCGATCGCGCTGCTGGTCGCGGTCGTGCTGCTGACGGCGCGCACGCCGATGTTCGCCGCGGCGATGCTGGGTGCCATCATACAGACCCTGTTGCTGCTGCTGGCGATGGGGCAGGGGATAAGGTGGCTGGCGCGGCGCATGCCCCATGCGCGGCGACCGTTGCTGCGGCTGGCGCTTGCCAACCTCCATCGGCCCGGCGCGCAGACGGCGGCGCTGACCGTGGCATTGGGGCTGGCGCTGACCCTGTTTGTCACGCTGGCGGCGATCCAGACCAGCATCCAGGCGGAGATCGGCCGGACCGTGCCGAAACAGGCGCCGAACCTGTTCATACTCGACATGCCGGCCGGGGCGGAGGCGCAGTTTCGTGCGCTGATAGCGAAGCGGGTGCCAGCGGCGAAGCTGAATGTCGTGCCGATCCTGCGCGGCACGGTGACCGGCTATTCGGGCAAGCGCGTCGCCGACCTGAAGGAGAAGCCGGAAGGGGCGTGGATCCTGCGCGGCGAGCGCGGCGTCACCTATAGCGCGAGCCTGCCGGAGGGGAGCGAGATCGTCGAGGGGCGCTGGTGGCCGCGCGATTATGTCGGGCCGCCGCTGGTGTCGCTGGATGCCGACCAGGCCAAGGCGCTGGACATCTGGGTCGGCGATCGCATCACCGTATCGATCCTGGGCCGGGAGATCGAGGCGCGGGTCGCGTCGCTGCGCAAGATCAACTGGGACACGATGGGCTTCAACTATGTGATGGTCTTTTCGCCCAGCACGCTGGCGTCGGCGCCGCACAGCCTGACCGCGACGATCAGCCTGCCCGACAACCGCCAGGAGCAGGCGGTGACGAGCGCGCTGCTGGCGAGCTTTCCCGGTGCGTCGGTGATCGAGGTGGGACAGGTGATCAGCCAGGTGTCCGGCCTGCTGGATCAGATGTCGGGCGCGATCCTGGCGGCGGCGTCGGTGACGGTGCTGGCGGGGGTCGCGGTGCTGATCGGGGCGATCGCGGCGGGGCGGCAGAGCCGCAGCTATGACAGTGTCGTGCTGAAGCTGCTGGGCGCCACGCGCGGCCAGATATTGGGGACGCAGGCGCTGGAATATGGCGTGCTGGCCGGGTTGCTGGCGCTGGTGGCGCTGCTGCTGGGCGGGGCCGCCGCCTGGTATGTGGTGGTGCAGGTCTTCAGCTTTGGCTGGGCACCGGACTGGGGCGTGGTGCTGGCGACGCTGGCAGTCGGGGCCGTGTTGACCCTGGGGATCGGCCTGGCCGGATCGATCCCGCTGATGTCGGTACGGCCCGCGCGGGCGCTGCGCCAGCTATAG
- a CDS encoding ATP-binding protein — MLEPHQAGAAHYPDFFGGPNGSTTLPAQMYLAPPSQSQTTSQADLQRLINSIPVKIVVIDRHAQILAINRACEPYLRAVGLDLNNVSGQSYYAVKERFGAPPLDARSVSEHVAMLCQHNTAFSQTISFPLAGQDIRMVVHGERLPGVEDLFILSHLDDEDPESETANPRRYHLSMLRAEEEERKRIARELHDETFQQLALIQFNLMTLSSTDMSAQASDAYQAMETSLKAIQDQVRTLSYLLHPPELAEDGIEAALAHFSRGFARRSGLQVEFRCLSGPIRRNPDMEIAFYRVAQEALANVYKHADASHAVVRLRRTQTDFILEIEDDGRGVPEHILNGKGRDIVGVGLSGMRERVTALAGQLEVRRTGTGTLVTATIPRRRLCD, encoded by the coding sequence ATGCTCGAACCACATCAAGCGGGGGCAGCCCATTATCCGGATTTTTTCGGCGGACCAAATGGCAGCACGACGTTGCCCGCGCAAATGTATTTGGCCCCGCCAAGCCAGTCCCAGACGACATCGCAGGCAGACCTTCAGCGACTGATCAACAGTATCCCGGTCAAGATCGTGGTGATTGATCGTCACGCACAGATTTTAGCCATCAACCGCGCTTGTGAGCCCTATTTGCGAGCGGTCGGCCTCGACCTCAACAATGTCTCAGGCCAGAGCTATTATGCGGTGAAGGAACGTTTCGGCGCTCCGCCGCTGGATGCGCGCAGCGTGAGCGAACATGTCGCGATGCTCTGCCAGCACAACACGGCCTTTAGCCAGACCATCAGCTTTCCGCTTGCCGGGCAGGATATCCGCATGGTCGTCCATGGTGAGCGGTTGCCGGGCGTGGAGGATCTTTTCATCCTCAGTCATCTGGACGACGAAGACCCGGAAAGCGAAACCGCCAATCCTCGCCGCTATCACCTCTCGATGCTGCGGGCAGAGGAAGAGGAACGCAAGCGGATCGCCCGTGAACTGCACGACGAAACCTTCCAGCAGTTGGCGCTGATCCAGTTCAATCTGATGACGCTAAGCAGCACCGACATGAGCGCCCAGGCCAGCGACGCCTACCAGGCGATGGAAACCTCGCTCAAGGCGATCCAGGATCAGGTGCGGACGCTCAGTTATCTGCTGCATCCGCCCGAACTGGCCGAGGATGGGATTGAAGCCGCGCTGGCCCATTTCAGCCGTGGCTTCGCCCGCCGGTCGGGTCTCCAGGTCGAATTTCGTTGCCTGTCAGGGCCGATCAGGCGCAACCCGGACATGGAGATCGCCTTCTATCGCGTGGCCCAGGAAGCGCTCGCCAACGTCTATAAACATGCCGACGCGAGCCACGCCGTGGTCCGGCTGCGGCGGACCCAGACCGACTTCATCCTGGAGATAGAGGATGATGGCCGGGGCGTGCCCGAACATATCCTCAACGGTAAGGGTCGCGACATTGTCGGTGTCGGCCTGTCAGGCATGCGGGAGCGTGTCACCGCGCTTGCCGGCCAGTTGGAGGTGCGTCGTACCGGTACGGGCACGCTCGTCACCGCAACCATCCCGCGTCGCCGTCTATGTGACTGA
- a CDS encoding response regulator transcription factor, whose protein sequence is MSKPLTRILIADDHQALRQGVRTFLETQDRWQIVAEASDGHDALKAARETQPDIAILDYSLPLMNGLELTRALKQEFPRIEILIYTMHDREDLLVEVLRAGARGYVLKSDSDQHLQSAVEALSLRKPYFSAAISETLLDHYVKSSVAGSNVATLTPREREIVQLIAEGKINKQIAHLLDISVKTVETHRAAAMHKLKLGTTAELVRYAVRNNIVEP, encoded by the coding sequence ATGAGCAAGCCATTGACGCGGATATTGATTGCCGACGATCATCAGGCGTTGCGGCAGGGCGTTCGGACTTTCCTCGAAACCCAGGATCGCTGGCAGATCGTCGCCGAGGCGTCGGATGGGCATGACGCGCTGAAGGCGGCGCGCGAGACCCAGCCGGATATAGCGATCCTGGATTATTCCCTGCCGTTGATGAACGGGCTGGAACTGACCCGCGCGCTCAAGCAGGAATTTCCGCGGATCGAGATCTTGATCTATACCATGCACGATCGGGAGGATCTGCTGGTCGAGGTGCTGCGTGCCGGCGCGCGCGGCTATGTGCTCAAATCCGACAGCGACCAGCATCTCCAGTCGGCGGTCGAGGCGCTGTCGCTGCGCAAGCCCTATTTCTCGGCGGCGATCTCCGAAACCCTGCTTGACCATTATGTGAAGAGCAGCGTGGCCGGTAGCAATGTCGCGACGCTGACCCCGCGGGAGCGCGAGATCGTCCAACTGATCGCCGAGGGCAAGATCAACAAGCAGATCGCCCATCTGCTCGATATCAGCGTGAAGACGGTCGAGACCCATCGCGCGGCGGCAATGCACAAGCTGAAGCTGGGGACGACGGCTGAGTTGGTGCGCTACGCAGTGCGCAACAACATCGTAGAACCCTGA
- a CDS encoding ATP-binding cassette domain-containing protein, protein MHATIDAPHIAIQARNVTLSLGNTQILKGIDLDIRRGESLAILGASGSGKSSLMAILSGLEQASGGTVSVAGVNYRALDEDGLARARRGRIGIILQSFHLLPTMTALENVAVPLELAGLADPFERAARELKAVGLGHRLSHYPAQLSGGEQQRVAIARAMAPDPAILFADEPTGNLDQATGTAIIDLLFARQQASGATLLIITHDPALAARCDRTVEMRDGQLSGEVAA, encoded by the coding sequence ATGCATGCGACCATCGACGCCCCCCATATCGCGATCCAGGCGCGCAATGTCACCCTCTCGCTCGGCAACACGCAGATATTGAAGGGCATCGACCTGGATATTCGTCGCGGCGAGAGCCTGGCGATCTTGGGCGCGTCGGGATCGGGCAAGTCGTCGCTGATGGCGATCCTGTCGGGGCTGGAGCAGGCGAGCGGCGGCACGGTCAGCGTGGCCGGCGTCAATTATCGCGCGCTCGACGAGGATGGGCTGGCGCGGGCGCGGCGCGGGCGGATCGGCATCATCCTGCAATCCTTCCATCTGTTGCCGACGATGACGGCGCTGGAAAATGTCGCCGTGCCGCTGGAACTGGCGGGGCTGGCCGATCCGTTCGAGCGGGCGGCGCGGGAATTGAAGGCGGTGGGCCTGGGCCATCGCCTGTCCCATTATCCCGCCCAGCTATCGGGCGGCGAGCAACAGCGCGTGGCGATCGCGCGGGCCATGGCGCCCGATCCGGCGATATTGTTCGCGGACGAACCCACCGGCAATCTGGATCAGGCGACCGGCACGGCGATCATCGACCTGCTGTTCGCCCGGCAGCAGGCGAGCGGCGCGACCCTGCTGATCATCACCCATGATCCGGCGCTGGCGGCGCGGTGCGACCGGACCGTCGAGATGCGGGACGGGCAGCTGAGCGGCGAGGTTGCCGCGTGA
- a CDS encoding outer membrane beta-barrel protein: MARQSIGLASICVLMMGAAAAPAKAQSLDDKYWAEVGAYWPSVSSHVRVAPASNPDGGTNIDLESDLDLDKHKALPQVAAGIKLGGNWSVMGEYYSLSRNGSKTVARDIVFDDVTYPAGVRVESGFDSDVYRLTFGYAFVNTPDTRVGAALGVHATDFTLTLKGDARLGETQVSGTQRRRKALAPLPTVGLFASQRIATDLTLSARADYLSLKISDYKGRLLNTEAAMTWRFAKNVGIGAMWRYVNYRVDVDKDNWAGRMKYRFSGPAVFMQVGF; the protein is encoded by the coding sequence ATGGCGCGTCAGAGCATCGGGCTTGCCAGCATCTGTGTCTTGATGATGGGGGCTGCCGCTGCGCCCGCAAAGGCGCAATCGCTTGACGACAAATATTGGGCGGAAGTGGGCGCCTATTGGCCGTCGGTCAGTTCCCATGTCCGGGTCGCACCCGCGTCCAATCCGGATGGCGGCACGAATATCGACCTGGAATCGGACCTCGATCTCGACAAGCACAAGGCGTTGCCACAGGTCGCGGCGGGGATAAAATTGGGCGGCAACTGGTCGGTGATGGGAGAATATTATTCGCTGAGCCGCAACGGTTCCAAGACGGTGGCGCGCGATATTGTCTTTGACGATGTCACCTATCCGGCCGGGGTGCGAGTGGAAAGCGGCTTCGATAGCGACGTCTATCGACTGACCTTCGGCTATGCCTTCGTGAACACGCCCGACACGCGGGTCGGTGCGGCGCTGGGTGTGCATGCGACCGATTTCACCCTGACGCTCAAGGGGGATGCCCGATTGGGGGAAACGCAGGTGAGCGGCACGCAACGTCGTCGCAAGGCGCTGGCGCCGCTGCCGACGGTGGGGCTGTTCGCGTCGCAACGGATCGCGACTGACCTGACGCTGAGCGCGCGGGCGGACTATCTGTCGCTCAAGATCAGCGATTATAAGGGGCGGCTGCTCAACACCGAAGCGGCCATGACCTGGCGTTTTGCCAAGAATGTCGGGATCGGCGCGATGTGGCGCTACGTCAATTACCGGGTCGACGTCGACAAGGATAATTGGGCCGGCCGGATGAAATATCGGTTCAGCGGGCCGGCAGTCTTCATGCAGGTCGGGTTCTGA
- a CDS encoding TonB-dependent receptor translates to MATPLKFAGLLLLSTALVAPAALAQEVTAPADATTSDPQAADPAAAAGRSTAEDPEAAPDISVPGSDIIVTGRRSANVQKNIPAVVSVLSSADIARTGDGNIAGALGRVTGLSVVGNGYVYVRGLGDRYSLALLNGSPLPSPEPLKRVVPLDLFPTNIVSSSMVQKSYSANYPGEFGGGVINLTTNAVPAESFLTISGGIGANTETTYQMGYSYYGSKSDWTGFDNGSRDIPPALAAFFASGERISSGNVDTTAIAAEMVRFSKGTVQRIKDIDPNYSATISGGTSFDLGGSTLGLIATAGYSNKWTTRDQRQQNSITPDLSALNSDFQRVTTDNRIVVNGLLGLGLEFGENKIRWTNLYIRDTLKHTRLGLGNTQTQPTSDIMEQDTAWYERQLIDTQVVGEFKLSPAFSLDVRGGFANSQREAPYELSFEYIRTNAAADPYGNLFVNRLNGNTGQTATVSFSDLNEDLWSGGADLTWKPSADMALTAGYAYVDTNRTSSRRDFQFRASSDMPEGVGVLRPDLLLAPGIVNYYDISLIETNEGNPAFRATLKNHAGYGKLNWQILDDLSLDAGVRYETAKLTVSPMQVFNTPGASTASTQLDNDYWLPSGTLTWQMRDDMQVRLNASKTIARPQFRELIYQFYFDPDTNRRYQGNPYLQDSKLFNAEARYEWYFARDQRFSLSGFFKKIDNPIETFITLNGDNFVTSFANAPKADLYGGEVELQKYFDLSRLSDGEFFSTRRLVTIANYTYTKSKLKVKEGDTTAVFGASSTLATDYFRNGSPLTGQSDHLVNFQFGLEDQDKLSQQTLILSYASKRVTSRGLANQDQPDVYEHPGINLDFVARQGVYVAGRQFDAKFEVRNILGNDYEESQSNGTNKVIYNAYNYGTTFNFSLSTTF, encoded by the coding sequence GCAGTGCCAACGTCCAGAAGAATATTCCGGCGGTGGTTTCGGTCCTGTCTTCGGCCGATATCGCCCGGACGGGCGACGGCAATATTGCCGGCGCGCTGGGCCGCGTCACCGGCCTGTCGGTGGTCGGCAACGGCTATGTCTATGTCCGAGGCCTGGGCGATCGCTATTCGCTCGCGCTGCTGAACGGTTCGCCGCTGCCCAGCCCCGAGCCGCTCAAGCGCGTCGTGCCGCTGGACCTGTTCCCGACCAACATCGTTTCCTCCTCGATGGTGCAGAAGAGCTATTCGGCCAATTATCCCGGCGAGTTCGGCGGTGGCGTCATCAACCTGACGACCAATGCGGTGCCGGCGGAAAGCTTCCTGACGATCAGCGGCGGTATCGGTGCCAACACCGAAACCACCTATCAGATGGGCTATAGCTATTATGGCAGCAAGAGCGACTGGACCGGCTTCGACAATGGCAGCCGCGACATTCCGCCGGCGCTCGCGGCCTTCTTCGCCAGCGGCGAACGGATCAGCTCGGGCAATGTCGATACCACCGCGATCGCGGCGGAAATGGTGCGCTTCAGCAAGGGCACCGTCCAGCGCATCAAGGATATCGACCCCAATTATTCGGCGACCATTTCGGGCGGCACCTCGTTCGACCTGGGCGGTTCGACCCTGGGCCTGATCGCTACCGCCGGCTATAGCAACAAGTGGACGACGCGCGACCAGCGCCAGCAAAATTCGATCACGCCCGACCTGTCGGCGCTCAATTCGGATTTCCAGCGCGTCACGACCGACAATCGCATCGTCGTGAACGGCCTGCTGGGTCTGGGCCTTGAGTTTGGCGAGAACAAGATCCGCTGGACCAACCTCTATATCCGCGACACGCTCAAGCACACCCGCTTGGGCCTGGGCAACACCCAGACCCAGCCGACGTCGGACATCATGGAGCAGGATACCGCCTGGTATGAGCGCCAGCTGATCGACACGCAGGTGGTCGGCGAGTTCAAGCTGAGCCCGGCGTTCAGCCTGGACGTGCGCGGCGGCTTTGCCAATTCGCAGCGCGAAGCCCCCTATGAACTGTCGTTCGAATATATCCGCACCAATGCGGCGGCGGACCCCTATGGCAATCTGTTCGTCAACCGTCTGAACGGCAATACCGGCCAGACCGCGACGGTCAGCTTCTCCGACCTCAACGAGGATCTGTGGTCGGGCGGCGCGGACCTGACCTGGAAGCCGTCGGCCGACATGGCGCTGACCGCTGGCTATGCCTATGTCGACACCAACCGCACCAGCTCGCGCCGCGACTTCCAGTTCCGCGCGTCGAGCGACATGCCCGAGGGCGTGGGCGTGCTGCGCCCGGACCTGCTGCTGGCACCGGGCATCGTCAACTATTATGACATCAGCCTGATTGAGACCAACGAAGGCAATCCTGCCTTCCGCGCGACGCTCAAGAACCATGCCGGCTATGGCAAGCTGAACTGGCAGATACTGGACGACCTGTCGCTCGACGCGGGCGTGCGCTACGAAACCGCCAAGCTGACCGTGTCGCCGATGCAGGTGTTCAACACGCCGGGCGCCAGCACGGCTTCGACCCAGCTCGACAATGATTACTGGCTGCCCAGCGGCACGCTGACCTGGCAGATGCGCGACGACATGCAGGTGCGCCTGAACGCGTCGAAGACCATTGCCCGGCCGCAGTTCCGCGAGCTGATCTATCAGTTCTACTTCGACCCGGACACCAACCGTCGCTATCAGGGCAACCCCTATCTGCAGGACAGCAAGCTGTTCAACGCGGAAGCGCGCTATGAATGGTATTTTGCGCGGGATCAGCGCTTCTCGCTGTCGGGCTTCTTCAAGAAGATCGACAACCCGATCGAAACCTTCATCACGCTCAACGGCGACAATTTCGTCACCAGCTTCGCCAACGCGCCCAAGGCCGACCTCTATGGCGGCGAAGTCGAGCTGCAGAAATATTTCGACCTGTCGCGTCTGTCGGACGGCGAATTCTTCTCGACCCGCCGTCTGGTGACGATCGCCAACTATACCTACACCAAGTCGAAGCTGAAGGTGAAGGAAGGCGATACGACCGCCGTGTTCGGCGCGTCGTCGACGCTGGCGACCGACTATTTCCGCAACGGTTCGCCGCTGACGGGCCAGTCGGACCATCTGGTCAACTTCCAGTTCGGCCTGGAAGACCAGGACAAGCTGTCGCAGCAGACGCTGATCCTGTCCTATGCCAGCAAGCGCGTGACCAGCCGTGGCCTGGCCAACCAGGACCAGCCGGACGTCTATGAACATCCCGGCATCAACCTGGACTTCGTGGCGCGCCAGGGCGTCTATGTCGCGGGGCGCCAGTTCGACGCCAAGTTCGAGGTGCGCAATATCCTGGGCAACGACTATGAGGAAAGCCAGTCGAACGGCACCAACAAGGTCATCTACAACGCCTATAATTATGGCACGACCTTCAACTTCTCGCTGTCGACGACCTTCTGA